In Streptomyces longhuiensis, the following proteins share a genomic window:
- the ahcY gene encoding adenosylhomocysteinase, which yields MTTVDNRQDQDFKVADLSLADFGRKEITLAEHEMPGLMSIRKEYAATQPLAGARVTGSLHMTVQTAVLIETLVALGAEVRWASCNIFSTQDHAAAAIAVGPNGTPDNPQGVPVFAWKGETLDEYWWCTEQALTWPNSPTGGPNMILDDGGDATLLVHKGVEYEKDGKVPSADTAESDEHRVILELLNRTITEGSQKWTQLASEIRGVTEETTTGVHRLYEMHRDGTLLFPAINVNDAVTKSKFDNKYGCRHSLIDGINRATDVLIGGKTAVVCGYGDVGKGCAESLRGQGARVIITEIDPICALQAAMDGYQVTTLDEVIDKADIFVTTTGNKDIIMASDMAKMKHQAIVGNIGHFDNEIDMAGLAQTPGIVKDEVKPQVHTWKYPDGKVLIVLSEGRLLNLGNATGHPSFVMSNSFADQTLAQIELFTKPEEYPTDVYVLPKHLDEKVARLHLDALGVKLTTLRPEQASYIGVEVDGPFKPDHYRY from the coding sequence ATGACGACTGTCGACAACCGACAGGACCAGGACTTCAAGGTCGCCGATCTCTCCCTGGCCGATTTCGGCCGCAAGGAGATCACCCTCGCCGAGCACGAGATGCCCGGCCTGATGTCCATCCGCAAGGAATACGCCGCCACGCAGCCGCTCGCCGGCGCCCGCGTCACCGGCTCCCTGCACATGACGGTGCAGACCGCCGTCCTCATCGAGACCCTCGTCGCCCTCGGCGCCGAGGTCCGCTGGGCCTCCTGCAACATCTTCTCCACCCAGGACCACGCCGCCGCGGCCATCGCCGTCGGCCCGAACGGCACCCCGGACAACCCCCAGGGCGTCCCGGTCTTCGCCTGGAAGGGCGAGACCCTCGACGAGTACTGGTGGTGCACGGAGCAGGCCCTGACCTGGCCGAACAGCCCCACCGGCGGCCCGAACATGATCCTCGACGACGGTGGCGACGCCACCCTCCTCGTCCACAAGGGCGTCGAGTACGAGAAGGACGGCAAGGTCCCCTCGGCCGACACCGCCGAGTCGGACGAACACCGCGTCATCCTCGAGCTCCTCAACCGCACCATCACCGAGGGCTCGCAGAAGTGGACCCAGCTCGCCTCGGAGATCCGCGGCGTGACCGAGGAGACCACGACCGGCGTCCACCGCCTCTACGAGATGCACCGCGACGGCACCCTGCTGTTCCCGGCGATCAACGTGAACGACGCCGTCACGAAGTCGAAGTTCGACAACAAGTACGGCTGCCGCCACTCCCTGATCGACGGCATCAACCGCGCCACCGACGTCCTCATCGGCGGCAAGACCGCCGTCGTCTGCGGCTACGGCGACGTGGGCAAGGGCTGCGCCGAGTCTCTCCGCGGCCAGGGCGCCCGAGTGATCATCACCGAGATCGACCCGATCTGCGCCCTGCAGGCGGCGATGGACGGCTACCAGGTCACGACGCTCGACGAGGTCATCGACAAGGCCGACATCTTCGTCACCACGACCGGCAACAAGGACATCATCATGGCCTCGGACATGGCCAAGATGAAGCACCAGGCGATCGTGGGCAACATCGGCCACTTCGACAACGAGATCGACATGGCCGGCCTCGCGCAGACCCCGGGCATCGTCAAGGACGAGGTCAAGCCCCAGGTCCACACCTGGAAGTACCCCGACGGCAAGGTCCTCATCGTCCTCTCCGAGGGCCGCCTCCTGAACCTGGGCAACGCGACGGGCCACCCGTCCTTCGTGATGTCCAACTCCTTCGCGGACCAGACCCTGGCCCAGATCGAGCTGTTCACGAAGCCCGAGGAGTACCCGACCGACGTCTACGTGCTCCCCAAGCACCTCGACGAGAAGGTCGCCCGCCTCCACCTCGACGCCCTCGGCGTGAAGCTGACGACGCTGCGCCCCGAGCAGGCCTCGTACATCGGCGTAGAGGTCGACGGCCCGTTCAAGCCGGACCACTACCGCTACTGA